In Hoplias malabaricus isolate fHopMal1 chromosome 6, fHopMal1.hap1, whole genome shotgun sequence, a single window of DNA contains:
- the pygo2 gene encoding pygopus homolog 2 isoform X2 gives MKSPEKKKRKSSTQGATFSHLSEFAPPPTPMVDHLVASNPFDDDFSPPSRPGGTSGPGSAPFLPSPGAGGGGYGGPGRMGGGMGFMGGPGGPGGGQPGRRPPFVPPPPSAGPHHPLGFGGMPPGFGGGGGGGGGGGGGAGFPPGGPSQFNMPPNFSPPMHPGQGFNPMLSPGGMGGGPGGGGPPNPRFGMQQPQHGQGGHPFNSPPLPGGPGPRGPPHGPMNPMSGMPAGMNMMGGMGAGMGPGNMVGGHPGLPPQGQFTSLQDGPYPGPGTPGSEDSKNFVGGPGGGPGGGPQGPPQQPPNLNPSGPPSNNATPGPSPASGPPQAGGGFPGHPDVQQSTPNTPGQSSSAPAPPPNPNSSPTGPLNGPQPQQVLPNQHPPPNSAVGPAPNTPSSQQQPTPPNSTPGSAPYNQQNNAPGAGVMSNQPPNSNQNNLNNSSGGNTPGSNPNPPSNSNSTPNTQSPLPTGQAPPSAGPGPGPPKLGGGMVFPCGFCLSEVHDDQEAILCEASCQRWYHRDCTGLTEPAYGLLTRESTAVWACDICLKTKEIQAVYVRQSLGQLVAANEG, from the exons ATGAAAAGCccagagaaaaagaagaggaaatccAGCACTCAG GGGGCAACGTTCTCCCACCTCTCTGAGTTTGCACCTCCCCCAACCCCTATGGTAGACCACTTGGTGGCCTCCAACCCGTTTGATGATGACTTTAGCCCTCCATCACGTCCTGGCGGAACCAGTGGTCCAGGAAGTGCCCCTTTTCTACCCAGCCCAGGGGCTGGTGGTGGAGGTTATGGAGGACCTGGTAGAATGGGAGGAGGCATGGGTTTTATGGGTGGGCCTGGAGGACCTGGTGGAGGACAACCTGGACGAAGACCTCCTTTTGTACCTCCACCACCCAGTGCAGGGCCTCACCACCCACTTGGGTTTGGGGGGATGCCACCTGGatttggaggtggaggaggaggaggtgggggaggtggtggtggtgctggcTTTCCTCCGGGGGGACCATCACAGTTTAACATGCCACCTAATTTCAGCCCTCCTATGCACCCTGGACAGGGCTTTAACCCTATGCTATCACCTGGTGGAATGGGTGGTGGCCCTGGAGGCGGTGGTCCTCCTAATCCACGTTTTGGAATGCAGCAACCTCAGCATGGACAAGGAGGACATCCCTTCAACAGCCCTCCATTGCCTGGGGGCCCAGGACCTCGGGGTCCTCCTCATGGCCCCATGAATCCTATGAGTGGCATGCCAGCTGGAATGAACATGATGGGAGGTATGGGGGCTGGAATGGGACCAGGTAATATGGTGGGGGGACACCCTGGTTTACCACCCCAAGGACAGTTTACTTCATTGCAAGACGGGCCCTATCCTGGACCTGGCACTCCTGGCAGTGAAGATAGCAAAAACTTTGTTGGTGGACCAGGTGGTGGTCCAGGTGGTGGTCCACAAGGTCCTCCTCAACAGCCACCTAACCTCAACCCCTCTGGCCCTCCTTCCAACAATGCTACCCCTGGTCCTTCCCCTGCTTCTGGACCCCCACAGGCTGGAGGAGGGTTCCCTGGTCACCCTGATGTTCAGCAGTCAACACCCAACACACCTGGGCAATCATCATCTGCTCCTGCTCCTCCCCCAAACCCCAATTCCTCCCCTACTGGTCCACTCAATGGTCCGCAACCCCAACAGGTACTCCCTAATCAGCACCCTCCACCCAATTCTGCAGTTGGTCCTGCTCCAAACACTCCATCCAGTCAACAACAGCCAACACCACCCAATTCTACACCAGGGTCTGCTCCCTACAATCAGCAGAACAATGCACCGGGTGCAGGTGTCATGTCCAACCAGCCACCAAACAGCAACCAGAACAATCTTAACAACAGCAGTGGTGGAAACACTCCAGGTAGTAATCCCAACCCTCCGTCTAACTCCAATTCTACACCCAACACACAGTCTCCACTTCCTACTGGCCAAGCACCTCCATCTGCTGGACCAGGCCCTGGTCCCCCAAAGCTGGGTGGAGGCATGGTGTTTCCTTGTGGCTTCTGCTTGTCAGAAGTACATGATGACCAGGAAGCCATTCTCTGTGAAGCGTCATGCCAACGTTGGTACCACAGAGACTGCACAGGCCTGACCGAACCAGCCTACGGGCTACTGACCAGAGAGAGCACTGCAGTTTGGGCCTGTGATATATGCCTCAAGACTAAGGAGATTCAAGCAGTGTATGTGCGCCAGAGCCTAGGGCAGCTTGTGGCTGCAAATGAAGGCTAA
- the pygo2 gene encoding pygopus homolog 2 isoform X1, whose product MAAESGRLLAGQGQGKRGKGSQMKSPEKKKRKSSTQGATFSHLSEFAPPPTPMVDHLVASNPFDDDFSPPSRPGGTSGPGSAPFLPSPGAGGGGYGGPGRMGGGMGFMGGPGGPGGGQPGRRPPFVPPPPSAGPHHPLGFGGMPPGFGGGGGGGGGGGGGAGFPPGGPSQFNMPPNFSPPMHPGQGFNPMLSPGGMGGGPGGGGPPNPRFGMQQPQHGQGGHPFNSPPLPGGPGPRGPPHGPMNPMSGMPAGMNMMGGMGAGMGPGNMVGGHPGLPPQGQFTSLQDGPYPGPGTPGSEDSKNFVGGPGGGPGGGPQGPPQQPPNLNPSGPPSNNATPGPSPASGPPQAGGGFPGHPDVQQSTPNTPGQSSSAPAPPPNPNSSPTGPLNGPQPQQVLPNQHPPPNSAVGPAPNTPSSQQQPTPPNSTPGSAPYNQQNNAPGAGVMSNQPPNSNQNNLNNSSGGNTPGSNPNPPSNSNSTPNTQSPLPTGQAPPSAGPGPGPPKLGGGMVFPCGFCLSEVHDDQEAILCEASCQRWYHRDCTGLTEPAYGLLTRESTAVWACDICLKTKEIQAVYVRQSLGQLVAANEG is encoded by the exons ATGGCTGCCGAATCGGGGAGACTACTGGCCGGACAAGGTCAAGGAAAACGAGGCAAAG GTTCCCAGATGAAAAGCccagagaaaaagaagaggaaatccAGCACTCAG GGGGCAACGTTCTCCCACCTCTCTGAGTTTGCACCTCCCCCAACCCCTATGGTAGACCACTTGGTGGCCTCCAACCCGTTTGATGATGACTTTAGCCCTCCATCACGTCCTGGCGGAACCAGTGGTCCAGGAAGTGCCCCTTTTCTACCCAGCCCAGGGGCTGGTGGTGGAGGTTATGGAGGACCTGGTAGAATGGGAGGAGGCATGGGTTTTATGGGTGGGCCTGGAGGACCTGGTGGAGGACAACCTGGACGAAGACCTCCTTTTGTACCTCCACCACCCAGTGCAGGGCCTCACCACCCACTTGGGTTTGGGGGGATGCCACCTGGatttggaggtggaggaggaggaggtgggggaggtggtggtggtgctggcTTTCCTCCGGGGGGACCATCACAGTTTAACATGCCACCTAATTTCAGCCCTCCTATGCACCCTGGACAGGGCTTTAACCCTATGCTATCACCTGGTGGAATGGGTGGTGGCCCTGGAGGCGGTGGTCCTCCTAATCCACGTTTTGGAATGCAGCAACCTCAGCATGGACAAGGAGGACATCCCTTCAACAGCCCTCCATTGCCTGGGGGCCCAGGACCTCGGGGTCCTCCTCATGGCCCCATGAATCCTATGAGTGGCATGCCAGCTGGAATGAACATGATGGGAGGTATGGGGGCTGGAATGGGACCAGGTAATATGGTGGGGGGACACCCTGGTTTACCACCCCAAGGACAGTTTACTTCATTGCAAGACGGGCCCTATCCTGGACCTGGCACTCCTGGCAGTGAAGATAGCAAAAACTTTGTTGGTGGACCAGGTGGTGGTCCAGGTGGTGGTCCACAAGGTCCTCCTCAACAGCCACCTAACCTCAACCCCTCTGGCCCTCCTTCCAACAATGCTACCCCTGGTCCTTCCCCTGCTTCTGGACCCCCACAGGCTGGAGGAGGGTTCCCTGGTCACCCTGATGTTCAGCAGTCAACACCCAACACACCTGGGCAATCATCATCTGCTCCTGCTCCTCCCCCAAACCCCAATTCCTCCCCTACTGGTCCACTCAATGGTCCGCAACCCCAACAGGTACTCCCTAATCAGCACCCTCCACCCAATTCTGCAGTTGGTCCTGCTCCAAACACTCCATCCAGTCAACAACAGCCAACACCACCCAATTCTACACCAGGGTCTGCTCCCTACAATCAGCAGAACAATGCACCGGGTGCAGGTGTCATGTCCAACCAGCCACCAAACAGCAACCAGAACAATCTTAACAACAGCAGTGGTGGAAACACTCCAGGTAGTAATCCCAACCCTCCGTCTAACTCCAATTCTACACCCAACACACAGTCTCCACTTCCTACTGGCCAAGCACCTCCATCTGCTGGACCAGGCCCTGGTCCCCCAAAGCTGGGTGGAGGCATGGTGTTTCCTTGTGGCTTCTGCTTGTCAGAAGTACATGATGACCAGGAAGCCATTCTCTGTGAAGCGTCATGCCAACGTTGGTACCACAGAGACTGCACAGGCCTGACCGAACCAGCCTACGGGCTACTGACCAGAGAGAGCACTGCAGTTTGGGCCTGTGATATATGCCTCAAGACTAAGGAGATTCAAGCAGTGTATGTGCGCCAGAGCCTAGGGCAGCTTGTGGCTGCAAATGAAGGCTAA